The Streptomyces camelliae genome window below encodes:
- the lpdA gene encoding dihydrolipoyl dehydrogenase: MVEQDERFDVVVLGAGPGGYVAAVRAAQLGKRVAVVEEKYWGGVCLNVGCIPTKALLRNAELAHVFTREAKTFGIKVDGRVSFDYGEAYRRSRKVADGRVRGVHYLMKKNKITEYEGRGSFLDPHTLQVTGYDGETRTLGFDHCVIATGATPKLLPGTKRSTRVVTFEEQILAEDLPQSIVIAGAGAIGIEFAYVLHNYGVKVTVVEFLDRVAPLEDAEVSAELARQYRKLGIDVLTSTRVDAIDESGPQVRVTVTGKDGTPQVLEADKVLQAIGFAPNVTGYGLENTGVRVTERGAIDVDGRCRTSVPHLYAIGDVTAKLMLAHAAEAMGVIAAETIAEAETMELDYAMIPRATFCQPQIASFGYTEAQARDLGYDVKVATFPFTANGKSHGLGDTTGFVKLISDATYGELIGGHLIGPDVTELLPELTLAQQWDLTVHEVARNVHAHPTLGEAVKEAVHGLAGHMINM; the protein is encoded by the coding sequence GTGGTCGAGCAGGACGAGCGATTCGATGTTGTCGTACTCGGAGCCGGGCCCGGCGGCTACGTCGCCGCTGTCCGCGCCGCCCAGCTGGGCAAACGCGTCGCCGTCGTCGAGGAGAAGTACTGGGGCGGCGTCTGTCTGAACGTGGGCTGCATCCCCACCAAGGCCCTGCTGCGCAACGCCGAACTCGCCCACGTCTTCACCCGCGAGGCGAAGACCTTCGGCATCAAGGTCGACGGCCGCGTCTCCTTCGACTACGGCGAGGCCTACCGCCGCAGCCGCAAGGTCGCCGACGGCCGCGTCAGGGGTGTCCACTACCTGATGAAGAAGAACAAGATCACCGAATACGAAGGCCGCGGCAGCTTCCTCGACCCGCACACCCTCCAGGTCACCGGCTACGACGGCGAGACCCGCACCCTCGGCTTCGACCACTGCGTCATCGCCACCGGCGCCACCCCCAAACTGCTCCCCGGAACGAAACGCAGCACGCGCGTCGTGACCTTCGAGGAACAGATCCTCGCCGAGGATCTGCCGCAGTCGATCGTCATCGCCGGGGCCGGCGCCATCGGCATCGAATTCGCGTACGTCCTGCACAACTACGGCGTGAAGGTCACGGTCGTCGAGTTCCTGGACCGCGTCGCCCCGCTGGAGGACGCCGAGGTCTCCGCCGAACTCGCCCGCCAGTACCGCAAGCTCGGCATCGACGTCCTCACCTCCACCCGCGTCGACGCCATCGACGAGTCCGGGCCCCAGGTCCGCGTCACCGTCACCGGCAAGGACGGCACCCCGCAGGTCCTGGAGGCCGACAAGGTCCTCCAGGCGATCGGCTTCGCGCCCAACGTCACCGGCTACGGCCTGGAGAACACCGGCGTACGCGTCACCGAGCGCGGCGCCATCGACGTCGACGGCCGCTGCCGCACCTCCGTCCCGCACCTGTACGCCATCGGCGACGTCACCGCGAAGCTGATGCTCGCGCACGCCGCCGAGGCCATGGGCGTGATCGCCGCCGAGACGATCGCCGAGGCCGAGACCATGGAACTCGACTACGCGATGATCCCCCGCGCCACCTTCTGCCAGCCGCAGATCGCCAGCTTCGGCTACACCGAGGCCCAGGCCCGCGACCTCGGTTACGACGTCAAGGTCGCCACGTTCCCCTTCACCGCCAACGGCAAGTCCCACGGCCTCGGCGACACCACCGGCTTCGTCAAACTCATCAGCGACGCCACGTACGGCGAGCTGATCGGCGGTCACCTGATCGGCCCCGACGTCACCGAACTCCTCCCGGAACTCACCCTGGCCCAGCAGTGGGACCTCACCGTCCACGAGGTCGCCCGTAACGTCCACGCCCACCCCACTCTGGGCGAGGCCGTCAAGGAGGCCGTGCACGGCCTGGCCGGCCACATGATCAACATGTGA
- a CDS encoding amino acid ABC transporter ATP-binding protein yields MTEAALTKEDTVTSDELVVLKSVNKHFGALHVLQDIDLTIARGEVVVVIGPSGSGKSTLCRTINRLETIDSGTITIDGKPLPQEGKELARLRADVGMVFQSFNLFAHKTVLENVMLGQLKVRKVEKKQAEEKARALLDRVGVGTQADKYPAQLSGGQQQRVAIARALAMDPKVMLFDEPTSALDPEMINEVLEVMQQLAREGMTMIVVTHEMGFARSAANRVVFMADGRIVEEAAPEQFFSNPRSDRAKDFLSKILHH; encoded by the coding sequence ATGACCGAAGCAGCGCTGACCAAGGAAGACACGGTCACGTCCGACGAACTGGTCGTCCTGAAGAGCGTCAACAAGCACTTCGGCGCGTTGCATGTGCTCCAGGACATCGACCTGACGATCGCCCGCGGCGAGGTCGTCGTGGTCATCGGGCCCTCCGGGTCCGGAAAGTCGACCCTGTGCCGCACGATCAACCGCCTGGAGACGATCGACTCGGGCACCATCACCATCGACGGCAAGCCGCTGCCCCAGGAGGGCAAGGAGCTGGCCCGGCTGCGGGCCGACGTCGGGATGGTGTTCCAGTCCTTCAACCTCTTCGCGCACAAGACCGTGCTCGAAAACGTGATGCTGGGCCAGCTCAAGGTCCGCAAGGTGGAGAAGAAGCAGGCCGAGGAGAAGGCCCGGGCGCTGCTCGACCGGGTCGGGGTGGGCACCCAGGCCGACAAGTACCCCGCCCAGCTGTCCGGCGGCCAGCAGCAGCGCGTGGCGATCGCGCGGGCGCTGGCGATGGACCCGAAGGTCATGCTCTTCGACGAGCCGACCTCGGCCCTCGACCCCGAGATGATCAACGAGGTCCTTGAGGTCATGCAGCAGCTGGCCCGTGAGGGCATGACGATGATCGTCGTCACCCACGAGATGGGGTTCGCACGCTCGGCCGCGAACCGGGTGGTCTTCATGGCCGACGGCCGGATCGTCGAAGAGGCCGCGCCCGAGCAGTTCTTCAGCAACCCGCGCAGCGACCGGGCCAAGGACTTCCTGTCCAAGATCCTGCACCACTGA
- a CDS encoding MarR family winged helix-turn-helix transcriptional regulator — MSDTLDAALRLVRAQTALVRRFDTRLSGLHGVSLADFTLLLRLGQAPGGRMRRVDLAEALGLTASGVTRGLAPLERIGLVTRESDARDARVAYASLTTTGRQRLTEMRATAEETAAEVFAAPAWSAEDVAQLSHLLTRLGGTGLNSR; from the coding sequence ATGAGTGACACCCTCGACGCGGCCCTGCGACTGGTCAGGGCACAGACGGCGCTCGTACGACGCTTCGACACCCGGTTGAGCGGGCTGCACGGAGTCAGCCTCGCCGACTTCACCCTGCTGCTGCGGCTGGGACAGGCGCCGGGCGGCCGTATGCGCCGGGTCGACCTCGCCGAGGCCCTGGGTCTGACCGCCTCCGGGGTCACACGCGGGCTGGCTCCGCTGGAGCGGATCGGGCTGGTGACGCGCGAGTCGGACGCCCGGGACGCGCGCGTGGCGTACGCCTCGCTGACCACGACGGGCCGGCAGCGGCTGACGGAGATGCGCGCCACGGCCGAGGAGACCGCCGCCGAGGTCTTCGCGGCCCCGGCCTGGAGCGCCGAGGACGTCGCACAGCTGTCACACCTGCTGACCCGGCTCGGCGGCACCGGCCTCAACAGCCGCTGA
- a CDS encoding response regulator transcription factor produces MRLLLVEDDNHVAAALSAVLARHGFDVTHARSGEEALQALVPEHDGFGVVLLDLGLPDQDGYEVCGKIRKRTSTPVIMVTARSDVRSRIHGLNLGADDYVVKPYDTGELLARIHAVSRRTAHEDAGSGGDTSLLLGPVRIELPTRQVTVDGTTVQLTRKEFDLLALLAQRPGVVFRREQIISEVWRTSWEGTGRTLEVHVASLRAKLRMPALIETVRGVGYRLVAPAA; encoded by the coding sequence TTGAGACTGCTGCTCGTCGAGGACGACAACCACGTCGCCGCGGCCCTGTCCGCCGTACTCGCCCGGCACGGATTCGACGTCACGCACGCGCGTAGCGGCGAGGAGGCCCTCCAGGCGCTCGTTCCCGAGCACGACGGTTTCGGCGTCGTCCTGCTCGACCTGGGCCTGCCCGACCAGGACGGTTACGAGGTCTGCGGCAAGATCCGCAAACGCACCAGCACCCCGGTGATCATGGTCACCGCGCGCTCCGACGTGCGCTCCCGCATCCACGGGCTCAACCTGGGCGCCGACGACTACGTCGTGAAGCCGTACGACACCGGGGAACTGCTCGCCCGGATCCACGCCGTCAGCCGGCGCACCGCCCACGAGGACGCGGGCTCCGGCGGCGACACCTCGCTGCTGCTCGGCCCGGTCCGCATCGAGCTGCCCACCCGCCAGGTCACCGTGGACGGTACGACCGTCCAGCTGACCCGCAAGGAGTTCGACCTGCTCGCCCTGCTCGCGCAGCGCCCGGGCGTCGTCTTCCGGCGGGAGCAGATCATCAGCGAGGTCTGGCGCACCAGTTGGGAGGGCACCGGCCGCACCCTGGAGGTGCACGTCGCCTCGCTGCGCGCCAAGCTGCGCATGCCCGCGCTGATCGAGACCGTACGCGGCGTCGGCTACCGGCTCGTCGCACCGGCCGCCTAG
- a CDS encoding MazG nucleotide pyrophosphohydrolase domain-containing protein — translation MSTSPADFVREFHLAFGLDARSTPTEVDPELAAHRGELLAEEAAEVAEVAVEGPLDKLAHELADVVYVAYGTALVHGIDLDQVIAEIHRANMSKLGPDGQVARRADGKVLKGEHYRAPDVSAVLRGQGWMPAARQDGSGPLGQIGEQIG, via the coding sequence ATGAGCACTTCGCCCGCCGACTTCGTCCGTGAATTCCACCTCGCCTTCGGTCTCGACGCCCGCAGTACGCCGACGGAGGTGGACCCCGAACTGGCCGCGCACCGCGGGGAACTGCTCGCCGAGGAGGCCGCGGAGGTCGCCGAGGTCGCGGTCGAGGGCCCGCTGGACAAGCTCGCGCACGAACTGGCGGACGTGGTCTACGTGGCCTACGGCACGGCCCTCGTCCACGGCATCGACCTCGATCAGGTGATCGCCGAGATCCACCGGGCCAACATGAGCAAGCTCGGCCCGGACGGACAGGTCGCCCGCCGGGCCGACGGCAAGGTCCTCAAGGGGGAGCACTACCGGGCCCCGGACGTGTCGGCCGTACTGCGCGGCCAGGGCTGGATGCCGGCGGCCCGCCAGGACGGTTCCGGCCCCCTTGGACAGATCGGAGAACAGATCGGATAG
- a CDS encoding DUF6204 family protein, whose translation MSTRTFRITVRGAFDGLSEAQRAALLADAAEHDVLRAAFTPEGTLTYDIAARPAFVFRFSDTGEEEEDILEATERAEDAAKAWLTERGYGFKHLRSSAEDLSQAPLSKRQRRAARFDGA comes from the coding sequence ATGAGTACACGTACCTTCCGGATCACCGTCCGCGGCGCCTTCGACGGCCTCTCCGAGGCGCAGCGGGCCGCCCTGCTGGCCGACGCCGCCGAGCACGACGTGCTGCGGGCCGCCTTCACCCCCGAGGGCACCCTCACCTACGACATCGCCGCCCGCCCCGCCTTCGTCTTCCGCTTCTCCGACACCGGCGAGGAAGAGGAGGACATCCTGGAGGCGACCGAGCGGGCCGAGGACGCGGCGAAGGCCTGGCTGACCGAACGGGGCTACGGCTTCAAGCACCTGCGCTCCAGCGCCGAGGACCTCTCCCAGGCCCCGCTGAGCAAGCGCCAGCGGCGCGCGGCGCGTTTCGACGGGGCATAA
- a CDS encoding TAXI family TRAP transporter solute-binding subunit, with amino-acid sequence MSKVFPRLGRRRALPVAAAGAVVLGLLLWWLLPLGEKPPSGTIVFSTGTASGVYQEYGERLRSELAKDMPGLKVKLLNSAGSQENVQRVATGKADFTIAAADAVERYELEHGSGAGRLRGVARLYDDYAHLIVRSGSDIRSVADLRHKRVATGLPDSGVRLIADRVLRAAGIDPHKDVTPVADGIDTGPEQLQENKIDAFFWSGGLPTKGLMPLARKSAFTFVPIDSDLVAKLHSAGQETRYYRATNIPESAYPAVQHGTEVPTIAVSNILMTRTDVDPRLTEWVTRTVIKSRDGIGAHVHSAQLVDLRTAIYTDPLPLQEGARRYYRSVKP; translated from the coding sequence ATGTCGAAGGTGTTCCCCCGGCTCGGCAGGCGCCGGGCGCTGCCGGTCGCGGCCGCCGGAGCGGTGGTGCTCGGGCTGCTGCTGTGGTGGTTGCTGCCCTTGGGCGAGAAGCCGCCGAGCGGCACGATCGTCTTCAGCACGGGCACCGCCTCGGGGGTCTACCAGGAGTACGGCGAGCGGCTGCGCAGCGAGCTGGCCAAGGACATGCCCGGGCTGAAGGTGAAGCTGCTCAACAGTGCCGGTTCGCAGGAGAACGTGCAGCGGGTCGCGACCGGCAAGGCCGACTTCACCATCGCGGCGGCGGACGCCGTGGAGAGGTACGAGCTGGAGCACGGCAGCGGCGCCGGGCGGCTGCGCGGGGTGGCCCGGCTCTACGACGACTACGCGCATCTCATCGTGCGGAGCGGCTCGGACATCAGGAGCGTGGCGGACCTGCGGCACAAGCGGGTGGCGACCGGGCTGCCCGACTCCGGGGTACGGCTGATCGCCGACCGCGTGCTCAGGGCCGCCGGCATCGACCCGCACAAGGACGTCACCCCGGTCGCGGACGGCATCGACACCGGGCCCGAGCAGCTGCAGGAGAACAAGATCGACGCGTTCTTCTGGTCGGGCGGGCTGCCCACCAAGGGGCTGATGCCGCTGGCGCGGAAGTCCGCCTTCACGTTCGTGCCGATCGACAGCGACCTCGTCGCCAAGCTGCACAGCGCGGGCCAGGAGACCCGTTACTACCGGGCCACCAACATCCCCGAGTCGGCGTATCCGGCCGTACAGCACGGCACCGAGGTGCCGACGATCGCGGTCTCCAACATCCTGATGACCCGCACGGACGTGGACCCCCGGCTCACCGAGTGGGTGACCCGCACGGTGATCAAGAGCCGCGACGGCATCGGCGCCCACGTCCACTCCGCCCAACTGGTGGACCTGCGCACCGCGATCTACACCGACCCACTGCCCCTGCAGGAGGGCGCCCGCCGCTATTACCGCTCGGTGAAGCCGTAG
- the miaB gene encoding tRNA (N6-isopentenyl adenosine(37)-C2)-methylthiotransferase MiaB: MTSSSDRSRAVDLRSSMTYEIRTYGCQMNVHDSERLSGLLEEAGYVRAPEGSDGDADVVVFNTCAVRENADNRLYGNLGRLAPKKASRPGMQIAVGGCLAQKDRDTIVKKAPWVDVVFGTHNIGKLPVLLERARVQEEAQVEIAESLEAFPSTLPTRRESAYAAWVSISVGCNNTCTFCIVPALRGKEKDRRTGDILAEIEALVGEGVSEITLLGQNVNAYGSDIGDREAFSKLLRACGTIEGLERVRFTSPHPRDFTDDVIAAMAETPNVMPQLHMPLQSGSDTVLKAMRRSYRQERYLGIIEKVRAAIPHAAITTDIIVGFPGETEEDFEQTLHVVREARFAQAFTFQYSKRPGTPAATMENQIPKEVVQARYERLVALQEEISWEENKKQVGRTLELMVAEGEGRKDGATHRLSGRAPDNRLVHFTKPEQEVRPGDVVTVEVTYAAPHHLLAEGPVLSVRRTRAGDAWEKRNAAEAAKPAGVMLGLPTIGVPAPLPAATGSGCGCD, translated from the coding sequence ATGACCAGCAGCAGCGACCGGAGCCGGGCAGTGGACCTTCGTTCATCCATGACGTACGAGATCCGCACCTACGGGTGCCAGATGAACGTCCACGATTCCGAGCGATTGTCCGGGCTGCTGGAGGAGGCCGGGTACGTGCGTGCGCCGGAGGGTTCCGACGGCGATGCCGACGTCGTGGTTTTCAACACATGTGCCGTGCGCGAGAACGCCGACAACCGGCTGTACGGCAACCTGGGCCGGCTGGCGCCGAAGAAGGCCTCGCGCCCCGGCATGCAGATCGCGGTCGGCGGCTGCCTCGCACAGAAGGACCGCGACACCATCGTGAAGAAGGCGCCCTGGGTGGACGTCGTCTTCGGCACGCACAACATCGGCAAGCTCCCGGTCCTGCTGGAACGCGCGCGCGTGCAGGAGGAGGCGCAGGTCGAGATCGCCGAGTCCCTGGAGGCCTTCCCCTCCACCTTGCCGACCCGGCGCGAGAGCGCCTACGCCGCCTGGGTGTCGATCTCCGTCGGCTGCAACAACACCTGCACCTTCTGCATCGTCCCGGCACTGCGCGGCAAGGAGAAGGACCGCCGCACCGGCGACATCCTCGCCGAGATCGAGGCCCTGGTCGGCGAGGGCGTCAGCGAGATCACCCTGCTCGGGCAGAACGTCAACGCGTACGGCTCCGACATCGGCGACCGCGAGGCCTTCAGCAAGCTGCTGCGCGCCTGCGGGACGATCGAGGGCCTGGAGCGCGTCCGCTTCACCTCCCCGCACCCCCGCGACTTCACCGACGACGTCATCGCCGCCATGGCCGAGACCCCGAACGTGATGCCGCAGCTGCACATGCCGCTGCAGTCCGGGTCGGACACGGTCCTGAAGGCGATGCGCCGCTCGTACCGGCAGGAGCGTTACCTCGGGATCATCGAGAAGGTGCGGGCCGCCATCCCGCACGCGGCGATCACGACCGACATCATCGTGGGCTTCCCCGGCGAGACCGAGGAGGACTTCGAGCAGACCCTGCACGTCGTCCGCGAGGCCCGGTTCGCGCAGGCCTTCACCTTCCAGTACTCCAAGCGACCCGGCACCCCGGCCGCGACCATGGAGAACCAGATCCCCAAGGAGGTCGTCCAGGCGCGCTACGAGCGGCTCGTCGCCCTCCAGGAGGAGATCTCCTGGGAGGAGAACAAGAAGCAGGTCGGCCGCACGCTGGAGCTGATGGTGGCCGAGGGCGAGGGCCGCAAGGACGGCGCCACGCACCGGCTCTCCGGTCGGGCCCCCGACAACCGCCTGGTCCACTTCACCAAGCCGGAGCAGGAGGTGCGCCCCGGTGACGTGGTCACGGTCGAGGTGACGTACGCCGCTCCCCACCACCTCCTCGCCGAGGGCCCCGTCCTCTCCGTGCGCCGCACGCGCGCGGGGGACGCCTGGGAGAAGCGCAACGCCGCCGAGGCCGCCAAGCCGGCGGGCGTCATGCTGGGCCTGCCCACGATCGGCGTACCGGCCCCGCTGCCGGCCGCCACGGGAAGCGGCTGCGGCTGCGACTGA
- a CDS encoding alpha-galactosidase: MDIGGATASVAVAVVGVVGTLLSALLTQRAADRGHRRELEHAERVRERRAHTRELRSCYVALNTSARQYLAALTDQMHALGRGDEARAVRQRLAEARDQYRDVYAEAQMRLPEPVLDLAGDLSHELGVVYGMVRRLDEGAPLRQWSAETRLHRTPLPYGETVTVSRRGTTSHQANPWAMIDDGRATEDHGAVWSCALAWSGSRRLTVQRLPTERVTLSAGFGHDPVIWELPLGAEPATPVCAGAYTEGGFGAASRLWHRHVLDHVLPHADEARPVLYNSSEATEFDIDVTAQTEPAEKAAALGVALFVMDDGWFGARTHDAAGLGDWTPNPDRFPDGLAPLIDRVHDLGMRFGLWVEPEMVNPDSDLYRAHPDWVLHHPHRRRTEHRNQLVLNLARPDVSAWLHGRLDELLTKNAIDFLTWDMNRPFSEAGRPDAEADPDRLWTGHVQALYALLDRLRADHPHLRIESCSSGGGRLDLGILARTDQVWASDNTDAVDHVDIQHGFSQVYPARVMGAWVTDSPNPCTGRRVPLDFRFHVAMTGVLGIGGDLNRWGSEELARAAELVAAYKGVRHLVQMGEQYRLRPLGDAELSAVQYLAPDGRETGVIVLRHARRFGHRDPSLPLRALDPSARYRDAATGAVHHGAVLLTHGLPLDLAADDHASALVHLVREPR; this comes from the coding sequence GTGGACATCGGAGGAGCGACCGCGTCGGTGGCCGTAGCGGTCGTCGGAGTCGTCGGGACGCTGTTGTCCGCGCTGCTGACCCAGCGCGCGGCCGACCGCGGCCACCGGCGCGAGCTGGAGCACGCCGAGCGGGTGCGCGAGCGGCGCGCTCACACCCGGGAACTGCGTTCGTGCTACGTCGCCCTCAACACCTCCGCCCGGCAGTATCTGGCCGCGCTCACCGACCAGATGCACGCCCTGGGCAGGGGCGACGAGGCCCGGGCCGTACGGCAGCGGCTGGCCGAGGCGCGCGACCAGTACCGGGACGTGTACGCGGAGGCGCAGATGCGGCTGCCGGAGCCGGTGCTCGACCTCGCGGGCGACCTCAGCCACGAGCTGGGCGTGGTGTACGGCATGGTGCGCCGGCTCGACGAGGGCGCCCCCCTACGCCAGTGGTCGGCCGAGACCCGGCTGCACCGCACCCCACTGCCGTACGGCGAGACGGTCACCGTCAGCCGCCGCGGTACCACCAGCCACCAGGCCAACCCCTGGGCCATGATCGACGACGGTCGGGCCACCGAGGACCACGGCGCCGTCTGGTCCTGCGCCCTCGCCTGGAGCGGCAGCCGGCGGCTCACCGTCCAGCGGCTGCCCACCGAACGAGTCACCCTCTCGGCGGGCTTCGGCCACGATCCGGTCATCTGGGAACTGCCCCTCGGAGCGGAGCCGGCCACACCCGTCTGCGCGGGCGCGTACACCGAGGGCGGCTTCGGCGCGGCGAGCCGGCTGTGGCACCGCCATGTCCTCGACCATGTGCTGCCGCACGCGGACGAGGCACGTCCCGTGCTGTACAACTCCTCGGAGGCCACCGAGTTCGACATCGACGTCACCGCGCAGACCGAGCCGGCGGAGAAGGCGGCGGCGCTCGGCGTGGCGCTGTTCGTCATGGACGACGGCTGGTTCGGCGCCCGCACCCACGACGCCGCCGGCCTCGGCGACTGGACCCCCAACCCCGACCGCTTCCCCGACGGCCTCGCTCCCCTCATCGACCGCGTCCATGACCTCGGTATGCGGTTCGGCCTGTGGGTCGAGCCGGAGATGGTCAACCCCGACAGCGACCTCTACCGCGCCCACCCCGACTGGGTGCTCCACCACCCGCACCGCCGCCGCACCGAGCACCGCAACCAGCTGGTCCTCAACCTCGCCCGCCCCGATGTGTCCGCCTGGCTGCACGGCCGGCTCGACGAACTGCTGACGAAGAACGCCATCGACTTCCTCACATGGGACATGAACCGTCCCTTCAGCGAGGCGGGCCGGCCCGACGCCGAGGCCGACCCGGACCGCCTGTGGACCGGTCACGTCCAGGCGCTGTACGCGCTGCTCGACCGGCTGCGCGCCGACCATCCGCACCTGCGCATCGAGTCGTGCAGCAGCGGCGGGGGCCGCCTCGACCTCGGCATCCTCGCCCGCACGGACCAGGTGTGGGCCTCCGACAACACCGACGCCGTGGACCACGTCGACATCCAGCACGGCTTCTCCCAGGTGTACCCCGCGCGTGTCATGGGTGCCTGGGTGACCGACAGCCCCAACCCCTGCACCGGCCGCCGCGTGCCCCTGGATTTCCGCTTCCACGTCGCCATGACCGGTGTCCTGGGCATCGGCGGCGACCTGAACCGGTGGGGGAGCGAGGAACTGGCCAGGGCGGCCGAACTCGTGGCCGCGTACAAGGGTGTACGGCACCTTGTACAGATGGGAGAGCAGTACCGCCTGCGGCCGCTCGGAGACGCCGAGTTGAGCGCCGTACAGTATCTGGCGCCCGACGGCCGTGAGACCGGGGTGATCGTACTGCGGCACGCACGGCGCTTCGGCCACCGTGATCCCAGCCTGCCCCTGCGTGCCCTCGACCCTTCGGCCCGCTACCGCGACGCCGCGACCGGCGCCGTGCACCACGGCGCCGTGCTCCTCACCCACGGACTGCCGCTGGACCTGGCCGCGGACGACCACGCCTCCGCGCTCGTCCACCTGGTGCGGGAGCCGAGGTAA
- a CDS encoding sensor histidine kinase yields MRTRLLPLLFVLMAAVLLALGVPLAVSVAAAQQQKVVVDRIDDTARFAALAQFVTDSPSGSRRTGIDERLEALRSELDSYYGVYGIRAGVFYRNGSGMANAPDDWFVPQAGEVREAFDEALLSRRSHDPRQVWPWQRSRLIVASPVIRDGDVVAVVVTDSPTGQMRSRTLHSWLLIGAGESAAMLLAVGAALRLTGWVLRPVRVLDATTHDIATGRLKSRVAAAGGPPELRRLARSFNEMADNVENVLEQQRAFVADASHQLRNPLSALLLRIELLALELPEGNEEIASVRTEGKRLAQVLDDLLDLALAEHAEADLSVTDVGALAEERVAAWAPAADAKGVRLTGDCPPTTAWADPITLSSALDAVIDNAVKFTPEGGTVAVTVAADGDTSTVVVTDTGPGLTDEELARVGDRFWRSGRHQNIKGSGLGLSITRALLAAGGGSIDYGHHEPGGLRVTVTVPRYGER; encoded by the coding sequence GTGCGCACACGTCTGCTGCCGCTGCTCTTCGTCCTGATGGCGGCCGTCCTCCTCGCCCTCGGCGTCCCGCTCGCCGTCAGCGTGGCCGCCGCCCAGCAGCAGAAGGTCGTCGTCGACCGGATCGACGACACGGCACGCTTCGCCGCACTCGCCCAGTTCGTCACCGACAGCCCCAGCGGTTCCCGCCGTACGGGCATCGACGAGCGGCTGGAGGCCCTGCGCAGCGAACTCGACAGCTACTACGGCGTCTACGGCATCCGCGCGGGCGTCTTCTACCGCAACGGCTCGGGGATGGCCAACGCCCCCGACGACTGGTTCGTACCGCAGGCGGGGGAAGTCCGGGAGGCGTTCGACGAGGCGCTGCTCAGCCGGCGCAGCCATGACCCGCGGCAGGTGTGGCCCTGGCAGCGCAGCCGGCTGATCGTCGCCTCGCCGGTGATCCGGGACGGGGACGTCGTCGCGGTCGTGGTCACCGACTCGCCCACCGGGCAGATGCGCTCCCGGACCCTGCACAGCTGGCTGCTCATCGGGGCCGGTGAGAGCGCGGCCATGCTGCTGGCCGTGGGGGCCGCGCTGCGGCTGACCGGCTGGGTGCTCAGGCCGGTGCGGGTGCTGGACGCCACCACGCACGACATCGCCACCGGGCGGCTGAAGTCCCGGGTCGCGGCGGCCGGCGGGCCGCCGGAACTCAGACGGCTGGCCCGGTCGTTCAACGAGATGGCGGACAACGTCGAGAACGTGCTGGAGCAGCAGCGCGCCTTCGTCGCCGACGCCTCGCACCAGCTGCGCAACCCGCTCTCGGCGCTGCTGCTGCGCATCGAGCTGCTCGCCCTCGAACTCCCCGAGGGCAACGAGGAGATCGCCTCCGTCCGCACCGAGGGCAAGCGCCTCGCCCAGGTCCTGGACGACCTGCTCGACCTGGCGCTGGCCGAGCACGCCGAGGCGGACCTGAGCGTGACCGACGTCGGGGCGCTGGCCGAGGAGCGGGTGGCGGCCTGGGCCCCGGCCGCCGATGCCAAGGGCGTCAGGCTGACGGGTGACTGCCCGCCCACGACGGCCTGGGCCGACCCGATCACCCTGTCCAGCGCCCTGGACGCGGTGATCGACAACGCCGTGAAGTTCACCCCCGAGGGCGGCACGGTGGCGGTCACCGTGGCCGCCGACGGTGACACCTCCACGGTCGTGGTGACCGACACCGGCCCCGGCCTGACCGACGAGGAACTCGCCCGTGTGGGCGACCGCTTCTGGCGCAGCGGCCGCCACCAGAACATCAAGGGCTCGGGCCTCGGCCTGTCCATCACGCGCGCGTTGCTCGCGGCAGGCGGCGGGTCGATCGATTACGGCCACCATGAGCCGGGCGGGCTGCGGGTGACGGTGACGGTGCCGCGGTACGGGGAGAGGTGA
- a CDS encoding zinc-binding dehydrogenase, whose protein sequence is MGERLLQAAGGDGIDAFIDLYGPEHVDLAVALGIPANRLQTTVAMERAAEFGARTDGRHNATAREIQVELVDLVASGAVEIPIAATYPLDRVADAVAELEQRHTRGKIVLLL, encoded by the coding sequence TTGGGGGAACGGCTCCTGCAAGCGGCGGGCGGCGACGGAATCGACGCTTTCATCGATCTCTACGGGCCGGAGCACGTCGATCTCGCAGTCGCTCTCGGCATACCGGCGAACCGCCTCCAGACGACCGTCGCCATGGAACGCGCGGCGGAATTCGGCGCCAGGACCGACGGCCGCCACAACGCGACCGCACGGGAGATCCAGGTGGAGCTGGTCGATCTGGTCGCCTCGGGCGCCGTTGAGATTCCGATCGCCGCCACCTACCCGCTGGACCGCGTCGCCGACGCCGTCGCGGAGCTGGAGCAGCGGCACACCCGTGGCAAGATCGTCCTGCTCCTCTGA